One Ooceraea biroi isolate clonal line C1 chromosome 6, Obir_v5.4, whole genome shotgun sequence genomic window carries:
- the LOC105284334 gene encoding MFS-type transporter SLC18B1 gives MAVVQFSKRQWLTLIVISIADFANAICVSLQAPFYPQEAEKKGASPSEYGLVFGIFELVVFIISPFYGQHLNRIGPKLLFNGGILTTGTCAIFFGLLDKVDGHYPFIILSFLIRIVEAMGNAAFLTASFAIIAKEFPNNVAITFASLETFFGLGLIVGPTVGGALYQVGGYTTPFVVLGSALFLAAVSTAFILPVHNDNDQDAHNNGGVTRVLKIPGVLIASMSIIVTSMSIGFLQATLEPHLRQFSLSPVILGLMFVINGGTYAITAPAWGWLCDKYWHPKIATIAGCVLVMIGFSLVGPAPFIPSTTILWMTILGLVIHGLGMAAQLVASFTDALRTSVSYGFPNNLETYGLISGLWTSTFALGAFIGPSVAGILLDNIGFRNASMFIVLLHTLVGVVAAVFLTSCSRAPKPYTDVGPVDNLRAPLMDSGRSGSDNLHQNGRGQGVPIDRPSGMNSLIACNSYSNRAGAWSRASYSGRYSHSYGSIENKRYLELTT, from the exons ATGGCAGTCGTTCAGTTCTCGAAACGCCAATGGCTCACCCTCATCGTCATTAGCATCGCCGACTTTGCGAATGCTATCTGTGTATCGTTACAAGCCCCCTTCTACCCTCAAGAG GCTGAGAAAAAAGGCGCGTCACCGTCGGAGTATGGATTGGTCTTTGGAATTTTCGAACTGGTGGTCTTCATCATCAGCCCGTTCTACGGACAGCAC CTCAATCGAATCGGTCCGAAACTCCTGTTCAATGGCGGTATCCTTACTACAGGAACCTGTGCCATATTCTTCGGTCTGTTGGATAAAGTTGATGGCCACTATCCCTTTATAATTCTGTCATTTCTGATCAGAATTGTGGAGGCTATGGGAAACGCGGCGTTTTTGACAGCCAGTTTCGCCATTATCGCGAAAGAATTTCCCAATAACGTCGCCATAACGTTCGCCAGTCTGGAGACCTTCTTCGGTCTGGGCCTTATCGTAGGTCCCACCGTGGGAGGTGCGCTTTATCAA GTCGGTGGCTACACCACTCCGTTCGTTGTTCTTGGCTCGGCATTGTTTCTGGCAGCTGTCAGCACTGCATTCATCTTACCGGTTCATAACGATAATGATCAAGACGCTCACAACAACGGAG GCGTAACGAGGGTCTTGAAAATTCCTGGTGTGCTGATCGCCTCTATGTCGATAATCGTGACCAGCATGAGCATCGGatttttacaggcaacccTCGAGCCACATCTGAGACAATTCAGCTTGAGCCCAGTTATATTGGGGCTGATGTTTGTTATTAACGGCGGCACATATGCAATAACTGCGCCAGCGTGGGGTTGGCTCTGCGATAAATACTGGCATCCAAAG ATAGCGACTATTGCTGGCTGTGTTCTCGTGATGATCGGTTTCTCTTTGGTCGGACCAGCACCGTTCATTCCGTCTACCACGATCCTTTGGATGACTATCCTCGGTCTCGTGATCCATGGCTTAGGCATGGCTGCACAACTGGTTGCCAGCTTCACGGATGCCTTACGAACATCCGT ATCGTACGGATTCCCAAATAATCTTGAGACCTACGGCCTTATCAGCGGATTGTGGACAAGTACCTTTGCCCTCGGAGCTTTCATCGGTCCTAGCGTTGCTGGTATTCTACTGGATAATATCGGTTTCAGAAACGCATCAATGTTCATAGTGTTACTTCATACATTAGTG GGTGTGGTAGCTGCCGTCTTTCTAACTAGCTGCTCTCGTGCACCGAAGCCATACACGGACGTCGGCCCCGTGGACAACCTCAGGGCACCACTGATGGATAGCGGCAGGTCGGGCAGCGATAATCTCCATCAGAACGGACGAGGCCAGGGTGTACCGATTGACCGACCCAGCGGTATGAACTCCTTGATCGCGTGCAACAGTTACTCGAATAGAGCTGGGGCGTGGTCTAGGGCATCTTACAGCGGCCGCTACTCGCACAGCTATGGCTCGATTGAGAACAAACGATACTTGGAACTTACCACGTGA
- the LOC105284333 gene encoding uncharacterized protein LOC105284333 → MVSANVASVLLLGLGCLVLVSCEDQNGTSNGLNEPDFPTPEYIRPCNRSDPKIDSCFHETLRHIQPYLVKGIPELDLPPLEPLVIPELKMENGQGPVRVRAYFTNITAIGPGNFTFTKVRVNISAYRIDLHLAFPKIELQGDYDINGNVLLFPIQSHGDFWALFGDVEATARAQGVEVLRDGVRYMMISRLLIDFSLGRARFRVMDHLNGNNVIGQAMNQFLNQNAKEIIEEMRPAASISIAKHFKEFLNSAFGKLPLKVWMHDA, encoded by the exons ATGGTCTCCGCGAATGTAGCTTCCGTTTTGCTCCTGGGACTTGGCTGTCTCGTCCTTGTGTCCTGCGAGGATCAAAACGGAACCAGCAATGGGCTCAACGAACCGGATTTCCCCACTC CTGAGTATATACGGCCATGCAACAGGAGTGATCCGAAGATCGACTCGTGCTTTCACGAAACGCTCAGGCATATTCAGCCGTATCTGGTGAAAG GTATCCCAGAATTAGATTTGCCACCACTCGAGCCGCTGGTGATCCCCGAactgaaaatggaaaatggtCAAGGGCCGGTACGCGTTAGGGCATATTTCACAAACATCACCGCTATAGGACCGGGTAATTTCACATTCACCAAAGTACGGGTGAACATATCAGCGTACAGGATCGATCTTCATCTGGCGTTCCCTAAAATCGAGCTCCAAGGCGATTATGATATCAACGGGAACGTATTGTTGTTCCCTATACAGAGCCATGGGGATTTCTGGGCGTTGTTCG GCGATGTAGAGGCGACCGCTCGTGCGCAAGGTGTCGAGGTACTGAGAGACGGCGTTCGTTACATGATGATTTCGCGATTGCTGATCGATTTCAGCCTCGGCCGAGCAAGATTCCGCGTGATGGATCACCTAAACGGCAACAACGTGATCGGCCAGGCGATGAATCAATTCTTGAATCAGAACGCCAAAGAGATCATCGAGGAAATGAGACCAGCGGCCAGTATCAGTATCGCTAAACACTTTAAGGAATTTCTGAATAGCGCTTTCGGCAAACTTCCCCTGAAAGTCTGGATGCATGATGCGTAA
- the LOC105284332 gene encoding protein takeout: protein MHTSENISVFLIVIFGFVAAKSVQDLPSFLKICHRNDPNLNECVKRSVDSLKPYLKVGIPTLQIPSCEPLRVPHIEVSQAAGPISIKSTYSDIEIQGGTNVILKSINVDVNNDRVGLKLFFPRLEMTAHYNMNGKILLLPITGNGLARGNWTDIDVIATIQSERYQSQKTGEIHYRVTDIYVDLDVGYASIHLDNLFNGDKILSDAMNLFLNNNWDTVAAEMKPALEQTISELFKTFSNKIYSKYSIDTLLPP, encoded by the exons ATGCACACGAGTGAAAATATATCTGTATTCTTAATTGTAATCTTTGGCTTTGTTGCGGCCAAGTCGGTTCAAGATTTAC CATCGTTTCTGAAGATATGTCACCGCAACGATCCAAACCTGAACGAATGCGTAAAACGAAGCGTGGACTCGTTAAAGCCATACTTGAAGGTAGGCATTCCAACATTGCAAATACCATCATGCGAGCCACTCCGTGTGCCACACATCGAAGTCAGCCAGGCGGCCGGTCCAATTTCCATCAAATCGACGTATAGCGACATCGAGATTCAAGGTGGAACAAATGTTATCTTGAAAAGCATCAA TGTTGATGTCAATAATGACCGCGTTGGACTGAAACTGTTTTTCCCTCGTCTTGAGATGACTGCACACTACAACATGAACGGAAAGATCTTGCTGCTGCCCATAACCGGAAACGGTTTGGCGCGTGGCAATTGGACGGACATCGATGTCATAGCTACCATCCAGAGCGAACGTTACCAGTCCCAAAAGACCGGTGAGATCCATTATCGCGTGACCGATATCTATGTAGACTTGGACGTTGGTTACGCTAGTATACACCTGGACAACTTGTTCAATGGTGACAAGATCTTGTCCGACGCCATGAATCTTTTCCTGAATAATAACTGGGATACTGTGGCGGCTGAAATGAAGCCAGCTCTCGAGCAAACCATTTCGGAACTCTTTAAGACATTCTCGAACAAGATCTACTCGAAGTACTCAATAGACACGTTGCTGCCGCCTTAA
- the LOC105284335 gene encoding uncharacterized protein LOC105284335: MSGQLILRALLILSMLALTRCALLEMSQMLWNRTVSGGLTKIGKLDPLRVPVIKVDQSEDDISYRIILRNLEIVGLNRSALESIRIARGRLRSNLSELETGYVSYSDLRDVDTIRYRFHTMMREPDAPKESFEATVAPINRAIGIRPSSPYQDVRFDRLRQDQQGSRIFDQRDRQAFSHPHATSGGFYKSNFQASSDTVANPGNFESPKRPVYVQPVYMQMGSFQGYQRGSQGGEDVIDCEDEDVKGSSFRGSQRDSQRYKQRPGANDRRYEERIRDIEVSASEVVGTRLKNNGDARVPELYNRKQFPRSDFASIAPSSNIKVSKNRMRERSGYIDIVYADDKVNGSVKHFGNLGIESKENRRVYSIEDIMRDIREKTRFIIHNFTEGETLKKRNDMVKDAMEAKRLKDLFRYAKNYQEQQGYFEQGMQLIYHYGGMDAKDDGAPRNEQFNDPKRTKRAHPEEAVEDDVMHVILKIRVPLLRVRSQYTLTGKVGNEVLRGNGLLVGNFTDVVGHFALELKKVDKELIVRAARAKLSAEDKKINLRGMDEMGPVQVILKHGLTAVEAVAAMLADDFATKGLSEKTADALIYRMYKDLPVN; this comes from the exons ATGAGTGGGCAACTGATCCTTCGCGCGCTTCTGATACTTTCCATGCTGGCTCTGACAAGATGCGCGTTGCTGGAGATGTCTCAGATGCTGTGGAACAGGACGGTATCCGGCGGTCTGACGAAGATCGGCAAGCTGGACCCGCTAAGAGTGCCGGTAATCAAAGTGGACCAATCCGAGGATGATATCAGCTACAGGATAATTCTGAGAAATTTGGAAATTGTCGGTCTCAACCGGTCAGCTTTGGAGAGCATTCGCATCGCTCGCGGACGACTGCGGTCCAACTTGAGCGAGCTTGAGACCGGATACGTCAGCTATAGTGATCTTAGGGATGTGGACACCATCAGGTACAGGTTCCACACCATGATGAGGGAACCTGATGCCCCGAAAGAGAGTTTTGAGGCCACAGTTGCGCCCATAAATCGAGCTATCGGTATCAGACCGTCCTCGCCTTATCAGGATGTTCGCTTCGACAGATTGCGACAAGATCAGCAGGGGTCCAGAATATTTGATCAGCGTGATCGACAGGCGTTTTCTCATCCCCATGCTACGTCCGGAGGCTTTTATAAGAGCAACTTTCAAGCCTCGAGTGATACTGTAGCGAATCCCGGAAATTTTGAAAGTCCCAAAAGACCAGTTTACGTTCAACCTGTTTACATGCAGATGGGATCCTTCCAAGGATATCAAAGAGGTTCGCAAGGAGGCGAAGATGTAATCGATTGCGAAGATGAAGATGTAAAAGGCTCATCGTTCAGAGGAAGTCAGAGAGATAGTCAGCGATATAAACAACGGCCAGGCGCCAATGATAGACGTTACGAGGAACGAATTAGAGATATCGAG GTTTCTGCATCGGAAGTAGTCGGGActagattgaaaaataatggTGATGCAAGAGTGCCTGAGTTATATAATAGGAAACAGTTTCCGCGATCGGATTTTGCATCCATTGCACCTTCGAGCAATATTAAAGTATCGAAAAACAGAATGAGAGAACGCTCGGGTTATATCGATATCGTTTATGCGGATGACAAAGTAAACGGAAGCGTGAAGCATTTTGGCAATCTAGGCATCGAATCTAAAGAGAATCGACGAGTATACAGTATCGAGGATATCATGAGG gATATTCGCGAGAAAACGAGATTTATCATCCACAATTTCACGGAAGGCGAAACCTTGAAGAAGAGAAATGACATGGTCAAAGACGCGATGGAAGCAAAAAGATTGAAGGATTTATTCAGGTACGCGAAAAACTATCAAGAGCAGCAAGGATACTTCGAGCAAGGCATGCAATTGATTTATCATTATGGAGGAATGGACGCAAAGGATGACGGCGCACCTCGAAACGAGCAGTTCAATGACCCTAAGAGAACAAAGCGGGCGCATCCTGAAGAGGCAGTCGAA GACGACGTGATGCATGTGATCCTGAAAATACGTGTCCCGCTGCTTCGCGTGAGGTCTCAGTACACACTTACAGGAAAAGTAGGGAATGAGGTGTTACGTGGCAACGGTTTGCTTGTCGGAAACTTCA CCGACGTAGTGGGCCACTTTGCGCTGGAGTTGAAGAAGGTCGACAAGGAGCTGATCGTTCGTGCTGCAAGGGCGAAACTATCCGCTGAAGACAAGAAGATCAATCTTCGAGGAATGGATGAGATGGGACCAGTGCAAGTTATTCTCAAACATG GTTTAACGGCTGTGGAGGCAGTCGCCGCGATGCTCGCCGACGACTTCGCGACCAAGGGACTCAGCGAGAAAACTGCCGACGCGCTCATCTACAGGATGTATAAGGATTTACCAGTCAATTAA
- the LOC105284339 gene encoding protein takeout → MMLIGLVLLVAWTRSAMSGFPPGVTTCPRTDDQSQYDKCVLQQLKAITPYLSKGVPSLKLPALDPLFLPSLTVDRNLESLRIKANMSQIRVYGGTNYVIRELKANPNDLTVFIKAQMPHLHVNGDYAVQGRLLLLPLSGIGSFKGNFTNTEAEVTAQGKEITDKNGVQRIDIDKLVTKIRVGDGNIKLKAPPAHTLAADAAATFFNANPRLVLDIAKPIIEDTAATVTKALAARALSALTKEELVP, encoded by the exons ATGATGCTGATCGGACTCGTCTTGCTCGTCGCGTGGACCAGGAGCGCCATGTCGGGATTCC CTCCCGGTGTGACGACATGTCCACGAACGGACGATCAATCGCAATATGACAAGTGCGTCCTGCAGCAGCTGAAAGCGATCACACCGTATCTCTCCAAGGGTGTGCCCTCATTGAAGCTGCCGGCGTTGGATCCCCTGTTCCTGCCGTCCTTAACTGTGGACAGAAATCTCGAATCCTTGAGGATTAAGGCCAACATGAGTCAGATTCGCGTTTACGGCGGCACGAATTACGTGATACGCGAACTCAAAGCGAATCCCAATGACCTGACGGTCTTCATCAAGGCTCAGATGCCTCACCTTCACGTGAACGGTGACTACGCTGTCCAGGGGAGATTACTGTTACTGCCTCTAAGCGGAATCGGCAGCTTTAAAGGAAATTTCA CTAACACTGAGGCCGAAGTAACCGCACAAGGCAAGGAGATCACCGACAAAAACGGCGTGCAAAGGATTGACATCGATAAGTTGGTCACTAAAATCCGCGTCGGTGATGGAAACATCAAGCTGAAGGCACCTCCCGCTCACACGTTAGCCG ccGATGCTGCCGCAACATTCTTCAATGCGAATCCCCGCCTGGTCCTGGACATAGCCAAACCGATCATCGAGGACACGGCCGCGACCGTGACCAAAGCTCTAGCCGCCAGAGCGCTCAGTGCTCTCACTAAGGAGGAACTCGTTCCCTAA
- the LOC105284342 gene encoding uncharacterized protein LOC105284342 produces MYSFALRTCLVCALLAAVFAEIPSYIKICSRTDPNINKCILNSIEQLRGKLATGIQELDVPAIEPLELKHIRLLRGPQTARLDVNLTNLLVSGPSKFEIRNFKADVSNLVFTYNLHFNQLDFRGKYKIDASILLLRLIGDGNVTGSFFDYESDSYMKANKIVKNNNTYIEFEKMKFRIKIGGAKINLDNLFGGDPILGPASNEVLNANSDLFLDEIKPVLEDALSNIFTNVANKITGSFTYDELFPSK; encoded by the exons tttGGTGTGCGCTCTACTTGCTGCAGTTTTTGCTGAGATAC CATCATATATAAAGATATGCAGTCGGACAGATCCGAACATAAATAAGTGTATTCTTAACTCGATTGAGCAACTGCGAGGAAAATTAGCCACCGGTATTCAGGAATTAGACGTTCCAGCAATCGAACCGCTTGAGTTGAAACACATACGTCTGTTAAGAGGTCCTCAAACCGCGCGATTAGACGTTAATCTCACTAATTTACTG GTATCTGGACCTTCAAAGTTTGAGATTCGAAATTTCAAAGCCGATGTGAGCAATTTGGTCTTCACCTACAATCTTCATTTCAATCAGCTCGattttcgcggaaaatatAAGATAGACGCATCAATTTTATTGCTTAGACTAATAGGAGATGGAAATGTTACTGGATCATTTT ttGATTATGAGAGTGACAGTTACATGAAGGCAAACAAaatcgttaaaaataataatacctaCATAGAATTcgagaaaatgaaatttagGATCAAGATAGGTGGGGCTAAAATCAATCTTGACAACCTATTCGGTGGCGATCCAATTCTCG GACCAGCGAGCAATGAGGTTTTGAATGCGAATAGTGATTTGTTCTTGGATGAGATAAAACCAGTACTGGAAGACGCTTTGTCAAACATCTTCACAAATGTAGCCAACAAGATTACTGGGAGTTTTACATACGATGAATTATTCCCGAGCAAATAA